One Chaetodon trifascialis isolate fChaTrf1 chromosome 12, fChaTrf1.hap1, whole genome shotgun sequence DNA window includes the following coding sequences:
- the LOC139340352 gene encoding GDP-Man:Man(3)GlcNAc(2)-PP-Dol alpha-1,2-mannosyltransferase-like: MAAQEHEQHFSLCFCDFMRLLWSLVVPCAYLSLLLTLVLLLLLLGVRMWLQGRRRARRARDGGPAVAFFHPYCNAGGGGERVLWCSLRALMHRYPGVSFVVYTGDQGVTGEQIVEGARRRFNITLPRPITFVFLRHRVLVEASCYPHFTLLGQSAGSMFLGWEALSAFVPDLYVDSMGYAFTLPIFRYLAGCKVASYVHYPTVSTDMLSVVRERNPRFNNADFISRNPLLSAVKVVYYCCFALLYGLAGSCSDVIMVNSTWTLGHILALWRSPSRTCVVYPPCDVRAFLDVPLEDEDEAEEGWEELGNGEGGDGGAGGDRKCHSIVSVGQFRPEKDHRLQIRAFRRLLDRKRDGPGGRESLRLVLIGGCRNQEDEERVLMLRGLCQELDVSDRVHFKLNVSFEELKRELVDATIGLHTMWNEHFGIGVVECMAAGTIVLAHKSGGPKLDIVVPYEGGQTGFLADTEDSYAAAMETILSLSPSARLEIRRNGRRSVERFSDQEFEESFLAATEPLMSKLER; this comes from the exons ATGGCGGCTCAGGAGCACGAGCAGCACTTTTCTCTGTGCTTCTGTGATTTCATGAG GCTGCTGTGGTCCCTGGTGGTGCCCTGCGCCTACCTCAGCCTGCTCCTGACCctcgtcctgctgctgctcctgctggggGTCCGCATGTGGCTGCAGGGCCGCCGCAGGGCCCGTCGGGCTCGGGACGGCGGCCCCGCGGTGGCCTTCTTCCACCCGTACTGCAACGCCGGAGGAGGCGGGGAGCGGGTCCTCTGGTGCTCCCTGAGGGCCCTCATGCACCG GTACCCCGGCGTCTCCTTCGTGGTTTACACGGGCGACCAGGGAGTGACGGGCGAGCAGATCGTGGAGGGAGCCCGGCGGCGTTTCAACATCACGCTGCCTCGACCGATCACCTTCGTCTTCCTGCGTCACCGCGTGCTGGTGGAGGCCAGCTGTTACCCTCACTTCACCCTGCTGGGCCAGAGCGCCGGCTCCATGTTCCTCG GCTGGGAGGCGCTCTCAGCCTTCGTTCCTGACCTGTACGTGGACTCGATGGGCTACGCCTTCACTCTGCCCATCTTCCGCTACCTGGCCGGCTGTAAGGTGGCGAGCTACGTTCACTATCCCACCGTCAGCACCGACATGCTGTCTGTGGTCCGAGAGAGGAACCCCAG GTTCAACAACGCGGACTTCATCTCCAGAAACCCCCTGCTGAGCGCCGTCAAGGTGGTGTATTACTGCTGCTTCGCTCTGCTGTACGGCCTGGCCGGCTCCTGCAGCGACGTCATCATGGTCAACTCCACCTGGACGCTCGGGCACATCCTGGCTCTGTGGCGCTCCCCCAGCCGCACCTGCGTGGTCTACCCGCCCTGCGACGTCAGGGCCTTCCTGGACGTCCCGCTGGAGGACGAGGATGAGGCGGAGGAGGGCTGGGAGGAGCTGGGGAACGGAGAGGGAGGGGACGGAGGAGCGGGAGGGGACAGGAAGTGCCACTCCATCGTGTCGGTGGGTCAGTTCCGGCCCGAGAAGGACCACCGGCTGCAGATCAGGGCATTTCGCAGGCTCCTGGACAGGAAGCGGGACGGGCCCGGGGGGCGGGAGTCGCTGCGGTTGGTGCTTATCGGCGGGTGCAGGAAccaggaggacgaggagagggTGCTGATGCTGCGGGGGCTCTGCCAGGAGCTGGACGTGTCCGACCGCGTCCACTTCAAACTCAACGTGTCCtttgaggagctgaagagggagCTGGTGGACGCCACCATCGGTCTGCACACCATGTGGAACGAGCACTTTGGCATAG gtgTGGTGGAGTGTATGGCTGCAGGCACCATCGTTCTGGCTCACAAGTCTGGAGGTCCAAAGCTGGACATCGTGGTGCCGTACGAAGGAGGACAGACGGGCTTCCTGGCCGACACCGAGGACAGCTACGCCGCCGCCATGGAAACCATCCTGTCGCTGTCTCCGTCGGCCAGACTGGAGATCAGACGTAACGGGCGGCGCTCCGTGGAGCGATTCTCCGACCAGGAGTTTGAGGAAAGCTTCCTCGCTGCCACGGAGCCTCTGATGAGCAAACTGGAGCGATGA